The genomic interval CGCGGCGAGATGGGCGCGATGTTCGTCTCGCGCGCCAAGGCCGCCGGGTGCGAGGTGCGGACCCTGGACAAGCCGCTTGTGGAGAAGGCGGCGCGCGAGGCCCTGGCGGGCGCGGACATGGTGCTTTTGTGCGTGCCCATCGACGCCATGGGGCCGGTGCTCGGCATTCTCGCGCCGCTGCTCACGAAGACCCAGATCCTGTGCGACGTCTGTTCCGTGAAGGCCACGCCGCTGCGTCAGATGCTCGCGGTCCACGAGGGCCCGGTGGTGGGCACGCACCCGCTTTTCGGCGGCGTGCTGCCCGCGCCCGAGGACAGGCGCGTGGCCGTGTGCCCCGGCCGAGGCGACGAAGCCCTGGCCGAGGTCTCGGCCTTCATGGAGCGGCTTGGCTTCATCTCCTTCACGGTCAGCGCCCGCGAGCACGACCAGGGGCAATCGCTGGTGCAGGGGCTCAATTTCGTGACCACGGTGGCCTATCTGGCCACGGTGGCCAGCCATGAAGGCGTGCTCAAGTTCGTCACCCCG from Alkalidesulfovibrio alkalitolerans DSM 16529 carries:
- a CDS encoding prephenate dehydrogenase/arogenate dehydrogenase family protein yields the protein MSREIRTLAVVGARGEMGAMFVSRAKAAGCEVRTLDKPLVEKAAREALAGADMVLLCVPIDAMGPVLGILAPLLTKTQILCDVCSVKATPLRQMLAVHEGPVVGTHPLFGGVLPAPEDRRVAVCPGRGDEALAEVSAFMERLGFISFTVSAREHDQGQSLVQGLNFVTTVAYLATVASHEGVLKFVTPSFRRRLEAARKMCLRDAPMFEAMFESNPASQEAVRIFRSHLNVAAGGDVDLLVERARWWWSDEARRQETTSGADHATNQA